CGATTGGGAGGTGGACGCGCGGCGGCGCTACATCTCGCAGACGCGCGCCGTCCTCCGCGCGCTTCGCCAGGCGCTCGAGATGCGGAATCTCGATGAGGGCGCCCTCCCGACGACCGAGCAGGGGCTCGCGTCGCTCGCCGTCAAGGGTGGGCGGGGCGGCCCGTACCTCGACCCGGCCCTCCCGCTGACGGACGCCTGGGGCCGGCCGTTCGTCTACCGCCACCCCGGCAAGGACAAGCCGTACGACCTCTTCTCCCTCGGTCCCGACGAGAAGGAAGGGACCGCGGACGACATCGAATGACTCCGGCCCGCCTGGTCGCTTTCCTGTGCTCGCTCGGACTCGCGGTGGGGTCGGGCCTCGCCCTCGCCCAGGCGCCCGTGCGCCCGTCCGAGACGCGCGCGGCGCTCGTCATCGGGAACGCGCGCTACACCGCCGCGGCGCCGCGGCCGCACGCG
The sequence above is drawn from the Candidatus Methylomirabilota bacterium genome and encodes:
- a CDS encoding type II secretion system protein GspG — protein: MRRALALAALLVLTPPAVAAQDAQKRLADLLVELLDRRTQPTTAETMQKLQEEIGAVVGRLTARDPADFYNRKLDDLAIAALRAHRPERAADWEVDARRRYISQTRAVLRALRQALEMRNLDEGALPTTEQGLASLAVKGGRGGPYLDPALPLTDAWGRPFVYRHPGKDKPYDLFSLGPDEKEGTADDIE